In Pseudoalteromonas sp. NC201, a single window of DNA contains:
- a CDS encoding TssA family type VI secretion system protein, giving the protein MSQPHKYQSWQQWHENLLAPLGGMPCGDDLKYEESFKLLKGSSSGVAEPDFKANFILASELLEKQTKDIRIASYLALAATNEFGLEGLIHSLDLFNQLLQQYQAQIHPVKERARASVHTWFLQQQQRLLGVATAHSATMPEQWPELKRVLEQYATDSVAILDADSGPLADLKHWCEQGLVSQPVPVQPVATVQEPVEKPEVATAEQPQVQQSVAATSQPTAVASKPVSTLAIVVETPQSDSAYTEQVRKLLAYDKESQNWMRAIRLARAVRWGALALPPHDNELKTRLPAPRQAAFVPIENALAAQNFVQALEKAEALFMEGAMHFNLNLQRLTISALEGLKLFKEAQWIELELAAIADQYPTLLSLKYEDGSEFCSAANRERIGEHKLLSQGEGAGADGGQKIWLDKFKEAQALVDQNKLAQALQLMEGFAQDKFDFAKQKLYQARLLMRSERADLASPMFEQLLKDIEQYRLDLWHESFALEVWRYAKQCNEAVSTEQGDEFDLRATAIKQQMLVTKVSSAIDWV; this is encoded by the coding sequence ATGAGTCAACCACATAAGTATCAGAGCTGGCAGCAGTGGCATGAAAACTTATTGGCGCCTTTAGGCGGTATGCCATGCGGTGACGATTTAAAATACGAAGAGTCATTTAAATTACTAAAAGGTTCTTCATCTGGTGTTGCCGAGCCAGACTTCAAAGCCAACTTTATTTTGGCATCAGAACTGTTAGAAAAACAAACCAAAGATATTCGCATTGCGTCGTATCTAGCGTTGGCCGCTACCAATGAGTTTGGGCTAGAGGGTTTGATCCACTCGTTAGATTTGTTTAATCAGCTTTTGCAACAGTATCAGGCGCAGATCCACCCTGTGAAAGAACGTGCGAGAGCATCGGTTCATACTTGGTTCTTACAACAACAACAGCGCTTACTTGGTGTTGCTACAGCGCACAGCGCGACAATGCCGGAGCAGTGGCCAGAATTAAAGCGTGTACTTGAACAGTATGCAACAGACTCGGTGGCGATACTTGATGCAGACTCAGGGCCGCTTGCCGATTTAAAACACTGGTGTGAGCAAGGTTTGGTTTCGCAACCAGTTCCTGTACAACCTGTTGCGACGGTACAAGAACCTGTTGAAAAGCCTGAAGTGGCAACCGCTGAACAGCCTCAAGTACAGCAATCTGTAGCGGCGACTTCACAGCCTACAGCTGTTGCTTCAAAGCCAGTTTCCACGCTTGCTATTGTAGTGGAAACACCACAGTCAGACTCTGCCTATACAGAGCAAGTTCGTAAATTATTGGCGTATGACAAAGAAAGTCAAAATTGGATGCGGGCAATTCGCTTGGCGCGCGCAGTAAGATGGGGGGCGCTTGCATTACCACCACACGATAATGAGTTGAAAACGCGCCTACCAGCTCCCAGGCAAGCCGCATTTGTGCCTATTGAAAACGCCTTAGCCGCACAAAACTTTGTTCAAGCGTTAGAAAAAGCAGAAGCCTTATTTATGGAAGGGGCGATGCATTTTAATCTTAATTTACAGAGGCTAACCATTTCTGCACTTGAGGGGCTCAAGCTATTTAAAGAAGCACAGTGGATAGAATTAGAGTTAGCGGCAATTGCTGATCAGTATCCAACACTGTTAAGTCTTAAATATGAAGACGGAAGTGAGTTCTGCTCCGCGGCGAATCGCGAGCGAATTGGTGAGCATAAACTATTAAGCCAAGGTGAAGGTGCAGGTGCAGATGGAGGCCAAAAAATTTGGCTAGACAAATTTAAAGAAGCGCAGGCGCTTGTTGACCAAAATAAGCTTGCGCAAGCACTGCAGCTAATGGAAGGGTTTGCCCAAGACAAGTTCGATTTTGCGAAGCAAAAATTATATCAAGCGCGTTTATTAATGCGTAGTGAGCGCGCTGATCTTGCCTCTCCGATGTTTGAGCAGCTGTTAAAAGACATTGAACAGTATCGACTGGATTTATGGCACGAGTCGTTTGCTCTGGAGGTTTGGCGTTACGCTAAGCAATGCAATGAAGCAGTATCTACGGAGCAAGGAGATGAATTTGACCTACGAGCAACCGCGATAAAGCAGCAGATGCTCGTAACCAAAGTAAGCTCAGCGATTGACTGGGTTTGA
- the tssB gene encoding type VI secretion system contractile sheath small subunit, whose amino-acid sequence MSDTFQKEIPRARINIALELETEGATQKSELPMKVLVVGDYSNGQNDSDLAERERIAINKNNLEQVLKDMSPKAKFQVSNKIAGDGDIGINLTFDDFKSFDPEQVAAQVPELNKMMSMRNLLRDLKSNLLDNSTLRKELERILQNKPELDELKARLNELAPLLSEQEKQPQE is encoded by the coding sequence ATGTCTGATACGTTTCAAAAAGAGATCCCAAGAGCGCGGATTAATATAGCGCTTGAGCTGGAAACCGAAGGTGCAACGCAAAAGAGCGAACTACCGATGAAAGTTTTGGTTGTGGGTGACTATTCCAACGGCCAAAACGACAGTGACCTCGCTGAGCGTGAGCGCATTGCTATTAACAAAAATAATTTAGAGCAAGTGCTTAAAGACATGTCACCAAAAGCAAAGTTCCAAGTATCGAACAAGATTGCGGGTGACGGTGATATTGGTATCAACCTGACGTTTGATGATTTTAAGTCATTCGACCCAGAGCAGGTTGCAGCGCAAGTACCAGAGCTTAACAAGATGATGTCGATGCGTAACTTGTTACGTGATCTAAAATCTAACTTGCTTGATAACTCAACACTGAGAAAAGAACTGGAGCGTATTTTACAAAACAAACCAGAGCTAGATGAGTTAAAAGCACGCCTTAATGAGCTGGCGCCGCTTTTATCTGAGCAAGAAAAACAACCGCAAGAGTAA
- the tssK gene encoding type VI secretion system baseplate subunit TssK, protein MQHNNVYKPVWAEGLMLSQQHLQLFDQYLQSQLAGVQQCLRDNTYGLGRIVFDESALAKGVVKLQSITAIFKSGRHIHHVFADNEAPMFELEDNKSEYIISVALANNHSVSNIQGYPQTGQLSAYDCDFVELQDAHDPNRKAEVMVAKPKLMLVEFSASNSFIEQLPCIKVTRGEHGQFEIDSSYIPPLLNIKAHGYLAERVNKLVNMVEAKYTAMFTNRAGMGIVEDFGPTELKHFLLLQTFSSVFPEIKQLSTTAKTSPDALFMALNKLVCQLINFEPEATKFELPVYDHQDLTRSFGLIESHIHTLIGSISAARSSDLVLSAISQSIFEVKDIESSTLTRGELYIAAFYENESTQWIELFAEQVKLAAPSQLEILIASALGGVKLTHCQRPPNRVSVKGGYEYFKVEPHGAAWEQVVQELALRIFVPFSLQGVKLEVVSVASK, encoded by the coding sequence ATGCAGCACAACAACGTATACAAACCAGTTTGGGCTGAAGGTTTAATGCTAAGTCAGCAGCATTTACAACTGTTCGATCAATATCTGCAATCGCAACTAGCTGGTGTACAGCAATGCCTTAGAGACAATACATATGGTTTAGGTCGCATTGTATTTGACGAATCAGCATTGGCCAAAGGTGTAGTCAAACTGCAAAGTATTACGGCAATCTTCAAAAGTGGTCGTCATATACATCATGTTTTTGCTGATAACGAAGCACCTATGTTTGAGCTTGAAGATAACAAAAGCGAATACATTATCAGTGTAGCGCTTGCGAACAATCATTCGGTAAGCAATATCCAAGGTTACCCCCAAACAGGGCAACTTAGTGCTTATGACTGTGATTTTGTTGAGCTTCAAGATGCACATGATCCAAACCGAAAAGCTGAAGTGATGGTTGCTAAGCCTAAACTTATGCTGGTTGAGTTCAGCGCAAGTAACAGTTTTATCGAGCAATTGCCTTGTATAAAAGTGACACGTGGTGAGCATGGGCAGTTTGAAATTGATTCAAGCTATATTCCACCACTGTTAAACATCAAAGCCCATGGCTATTTAGCCGAGCGTGTAAATAAACTAGTCAACATGGTTGAAGCTAAGTACACCGCGATGTTTACAAACCGCGCAGGTATGGGGATTGTGGAAGATTTTGGTCCAACAGAACTCAAACACTTTTTGCTATTACAAACATTTAGCTCTGTTTTTCCTGAGATTAAGCAGTTAAGTACTACAGCTAAAACTAGTCCTGATGCACTGTTTATGGCGCTAAATAAGCTGGTTTGCCAACTGATAAATTTCGAACCCGAAGCGACTAAGTTTGAGTTACCTGTTTATGACCATCAAGACTTAACGCGCAGCTTTGGTTTAATCGAATCTCATATTCACACTCTTATTGGTTCGATAAGCGCAGCACGCTCGTCTGATTTAGTACTCAGCGCAATCTCCCAGTCTATTTTTGAGGTTAAAGACATAGAAAGCAGTACCTTGACTCGAGGCGAGTTGTACATTGCGGCTTTCTATGAAAACGAATCTACGCAATGGATCGAGTTGTTCGCAGAACAGGTTAAGCTGGCTGCGCCAAGTCAGTTGGAAATCTTAATTGCTTCAGCACTTGGCGGTGTGAAGCTAACGCATTGCCAGCGCCCACCGAATAGAGTGTCAGTTAAAGGTGGGTATGAGTATTTTAAAGTGGAGCCACATGGCGCTGCTTGGGAACAAGTTGTACAGGAACTAGCGTTAAGAATCTTTGTACCATTTAGCCTTCAAGGCGTGAAACTTGAAGTGGTTTCAGTGGCGAGTAAATAG
- the tssC gene encoding type VI secretion system contractile sheath large subunit, whose amino-acid sequence MNMQETLNVEARKEETLTASAYETICNLVSIEPVSSEISIDNFRDANNLAETDTNERLTAAINVFLDMATNDSKEVSRIDKLLLDDYIAKVDKIISEQLDEILHHPQFQKVESAWRSLRYLVTRCPNNSNVKLELLDVDKETLRDDFEEAPDTTQSALYKQVYTAEYDTPGGEPISTMVSNFEFDCSAPDISLLQEISRVSAAAHCPFLGSVGAKFFLKDSLEEVSKIQDLGSYMERAEFLRWKNFRESEDARYIGLAFPRFLLRLPYGDLNPIRHFNYQEDVSSEHHERYLWGNATFAFAANIVRSFHQNGWAVNIRGPQSGGRVENLPLHSFEAGRGQETKIPTEVLISETKELEFANQGFIPLSYYKNSDFACFFSANSAQKPQIFETPEATSNSRINARLPYIYLVSRIAHYMKVIQRENIGSSKPRHELEQQLNDWLGALVTKMNNPDESLIATHPLKDANVTVSEIPGNPGYYRVNTYVVPHFQVEGIDVRLALVGQMPGEK is encoded by the coding sequence ATGAATATGCAAGAAACGTTAAACGTTGAAGCGCGTAAAGAAGAGACTTTGACTGCTTCAGCTTACGAAACAATCTGTAATCTTGTGTCTATTGAGCCGGTTTCAAGCGAAATCAGCATTGATAACTTCCGTGACGCTAATAATCTTGCGGAAACAGACACCAATGAGCGCTTAACGGCTGCTATCAATGTCTTTTTAGACATGGCTACTAATGACAGCAAAGAAGTGTCGCGTATCGACAAGCTATTACTTGATGACTACATCGCTAAAGTCGACAAAATTATTTCTGAACAGCTGGATGAAATTTTACATCATCCACAGTTTCAAAAAGTAGAGTCAGCGTGGCGTTCACTACGTTATTTGGTAACTCGTTGTCCAAATAACTCAAACGTAAAGCTTGAGCTACTTGATGTTGATAAAGAAACACTACGTGATGACTTTGAAGAAGCACCTGATACCACGCAATCTGCGCTTTATAAGCAAGTGTATACAGCTGAATATGACACGCCAGGGGGCGAGCCAATTTCGACTATGGTGTCAAACTTTGAATTTGATTGTTCAGCGCCTGATATATCGTTATTGCAAGAAATTTCAAGGGTTTCTGCAGCAGCCCATTGTCCTTTCTTGGGTAGTGTTGGTGCCAAGTTCTTCTTAAAAGATTCGCTTGAAGAAGTGTCAAAAATTCAGGATTTGGGCTCTTACATGGAGCGTGCTGAGTTTTTACGTTGGAAGAACTTCCGTGAATCAGAAGATGCACGTTATATTGGCTTAGCGTTCCCACGCTTTTTACTGCGCTTACCATACGGCGACTTAAACCCAATTCGTCACTTTAACTATCAAGAAGACGTTAGCAGTGAGCATCATGAACGTTATCTATGGGGTAACGCGACATTTGCGTTCGCCGCAAATATCGTCCGTAGCTTCCACCAAAATGGTTGGGCGGTAAATATTCGTGGTCCACAATCTGGTGGTCGCGTTGAAAATCTACCTCTGCATTCTTTTGAGGCAGGTCGTGGTCAAGAAACTAAGATCCCAACAGAAGTACTTATCTCTGAAACGAAAGAGCTTGAGTTTGCAAACCAAGGGTTTATCCCGCTGAGCTATTACAAAAACAGTGACTTTGCGTGTTTTTTCTCTGCAAACAGTGCGCAAAAGCCACAAATTTTTGAGACGCCGGAAGCCACCTCTAACTCGCGGATCAATGCAAGATTACCTTACATCTACTTGGTATCGCGTATTGCGCACTATATGAAGGTGATCCAGCGTGAAAATATCGGCTCCAGCAAACCTCGTCACGAGCTAGAACAGCAACTTAATGATTGGTTAGGTGCATTAGTTACTAAGATGAATAATCCAGACGAGTCTCTAATTGCTACGCACCCGTTAAAGGATGCCAACGTGACGGTTTCGGAGATCCCAGGTAACCCAGGTTATTACCGTGTGAATACGTATGTGGTTCCACACTTCCAAGTGGAAGGTATCGACGTACGCCTCGCACTCGTTGGGCAAATGCCGGGTGAAAAATGA
- the tssM gene encoding type VI secretion system membrane subunit TssM: MSGVNRSGLVHLVLGFLSSRATAHWVGIFAILTLIWFAGRFIGLEDQNHRLMVMGAVFGLFCLTLLVRWLWVKRSGDKLAKEIANNHAGTEAEVEEIKAKMEEALSALKASHLGAGYRGNAALYALPWYMIIGPSAAGKSTLFANSGLHFPYSKSNQLHIQGFGGTRNCDWWFSDQAVLIDTAGRYTTEESDNDQWLSFLKLLRKYRSKQPINGVMVAISVADILTSDSEQIRDHVKQIRARIDELINQLGLIFPVYVVFTKCDLISGFEPFFNELSEDERKQPWGAYLLEEDGTNTGEVASENFSKHLTGLYERLCDQRLVKMTRERNAQRKQLIYDFPNQFKAASAKVEEFIDTLFKENPYQEVPWFAGVYFTSGTQEGTPIERSATSKLSTFRSVLFEYRQESITSAFFINQVFKDVLFKLQDLTRGNRKKRRVQKWLKGFAVCLCVTSVFALAGLLVNSYTHNQQLLTTSDKLTTAVVNTRVENQPLAEQFNSTLSLFAHYQELIGYEKKLPWYFLLGVYSADNTIKPIEQVLRQRVQALIGEPSSELVQQALFESHQNWIALLSTEEQVAKRIEPKLRDKYYQALKLQLMMSNEFERLNKDYAKSELLDYTADRLELTLNEDTQVLTEQLSGLIDFYLAQLAVEPAPQQLAIWQSNDFLVSQARADLMSAPEPTALYEQIKAKVTVSKAALTLDQMMQQNNKTFLQSKISIPYVYTKEAWENEVYDAIKVIASKAFSGDWVMGTDNAESQGSVDEAKANALVKSIRALYFRDYANVWFEFLNSVEISPFNTSNAASLTLAQLSSPEGPLVDLMASIDNNVNLIDSPNKMVETEKLTEQANALLAKSKNRKVKGAKIETAARKRVPELSSRFADLRRYTAKGEENARSDYLEQYLGALSAFHSDIKTIAASNNDDYMAMSFTQTLLNGDSKNHALQSAWVVVESQVRALDPDTKQALEKLLKAPLLASVQTVMNEAKVQLNERWSNQVFLTYKENIRGKYPFNIDGPDAAVEDISELLNQESGVFWQFMAENLSPYLRLKRGEWVEKTWNGIGIGFKPGVLDKLTKTRKVTRSLFPRDGSEVGISFQMMPVAQKGLKETYIGFSDQNYRYRNEPEEWRRFNWPARSGTEKAVIYGLDSEGRRIEIEKSGPWAFLKVLNEANVQWVRGTEFLATWQLQREAEASVEPIQVQVALKSSRNSGIFSKYFMTSFALPESLFDTKVSVASNENLALR; encoded by the coding sequence ATGTCAGGAGTGAATCGTAGTGGACTAGTGCACCTAGTCTTAGGGTTTTTGTCATCTCGTGCGACGGCTCATTGGGTCGGCATATTCGCAATTTTGACGCTAATTTGGTTTGCAGGCCGGTTTATTGGTCTTGAAGATCAAAATCATCGTTTAATGGTGATGGGTGCTGTATTTGGTCTGTTTTGTCTTACTTTATTAGTTCGATGGTTATGGGTGAAGCGCTCTGGTGACAAGTTAGCGAAAGAAATTGCCAACAATCATGCGGGAACAGAAGCCGAAGTTGAAGAAATCAAAGCCAAAATGGAAGAAGCGCTGTCTGCATTAAAAGCTTCTCATTTGGGGGCTGGGTATCGTGGTAACGCTGCGCTGTATGCCTTGCCTTGGTATATGATCATTGGTCCGTCGGCTGCGGGTAAGAGCACATTATTTGCAAATTCAGGACTGCATTTCCCTTATTCAAAATCTAATCAACTGCATATCCAAGGTTTTGGTGGTACGCGTAATTGTGACTGGTGGTTTTCAGATCAAGCCGTTTTGATTGATACCGCAGGTCGTTATACCACTGAAGAATCAGATAACGATCAATGGTTGTCATTCTTAAAGCTGTTACGTAAATACCGTTCTAAACAACCAATCAATGGAGTGATGGTTGCTATTAGCGTTGCTGATATCTTGACTTCAGACAGCGAACAGATCCGTGACCACGTTAAACAGATCCGCGCTCGTATTGATGAGTTAATCAATCAACTTGGACTTATCTTTCCAGTATATGTGGTATTTACCAAGTGTGATTTGATCAGCGGCTTTGAGCCTTTCTTTAATGAACTAAGTGAAGATGAGCGTAAGCAACCCTGGGGCGCGTATTTACTTGAAGAAGATGGCACCAATACCGGTGAAGTGGCGAGCGAAAACTTTTCAAAGCACCTTACTGGCCTGTATGAGCGACTGTGTGATCAGCGCCTAGTTAAAATGACGCGTGAGCGTAACGCTCAACGGAAACAATTGATTTATGATTTTCCTAATCAGTTTAAAGCGGCGTCAGCTAAAGTCGAAGAGTTTATTGACACATTATTTAAAGAAAATCCATACCAAGAAGTACCGTGGTTTGCTGGTGTGTATTTTACCTCTGGTACACAAGAAGGTACGCCTATCGAGCGTAGCGCAACGAGTAAACTATCTACGTTTAGATCAGTATTGTTTGAGTATCGCCAAGAAAGCATTACCTCCGCATTTTTTATCAATCAAGTATTCAAAGATGTGTTGTTTAAATTGCAAGACCTCACTCGGGGTAACCGGAAAAAGCGCCGCGTACAAAAATGGCTAAAAGGCTTTGCTGTATGCTTGTGTGTGACGTCGGTATTTGCTCTAGCGGGCTTGTTGGTTAACTCTTATACCCACAATCAGCAGCTTTTAACAACCAGTGATAAACTAACGACTGCTGTTGTTAATACACGAGTTGAAAACCAGCCGTTGGCCGAGCAATTTAACTCTACCTTGTCTCTTTTTGCACACTATCAAGAGCTAATAGGCTATGAGAAAAAGCTGCCTTGGTATTTCTTACTTGGTGTTTACAGTGCTGACAACACCATAAAGCCAATAGAACAGGTATTACGTCAGCGTGTACAAGCGCTCATTGGTGAACCAAGTTCGGAGCTTGTGCAACAAGCGCTGTTTGAAAGCCATCAAAACTGGATTGCACTGCTAAGTACAGAAGAGCAGGTTGCTAAACGTATCGAGCCAAAGCTACGTGATAAGTACTATCAAGCACTTAAGCTGCAACTCATGATGAGTAATGAGTTTGAGCGTTTAAACAAAGACTATGCTAAGTCTGAGCTATTAGACTACACGGCGGACCGCTTAGAGCTAACGCTAAACGAAGACACGCAAGTATTAACAGAACAACTGTCAGGACTGATTGATTTTTATTTAGCCCAATTAGCGGTTGAGCCTGCACCGCAGCAGCTTGCGATTTGGCAAAGTAATGATTTCTTAGTGAGTCAGGCTCGTGCAGACTTAATGAGTGCGCCAGAACCGACTGCGTTATATGAGCAGATCAAAGCAAAAGTAACGGTATCGAAAGCCGCACTAACGCTTGATCAAATGATGCAGCAAAACAACAAGACCTTTTTGCAGTCCAAGATCAGTATTCCATACGTTTACACCAAAGAAGCTTGGGAAAATGAAGTATACGACGCCATTAAGGTCATTGCGAGCAAAGCATTCTCTGGCGACTGGGTGATGGGCACAGACAACGCAGAAAGCCAAGGTTCTGTTGATGAAGCAAAAGCAAACGCTTTGGTTAAATCTATCCGTGCGCTGTACTTCAGAGACTATGCCAATGTGTGGTTTGAGTTCTTAAATTCAGTAGAGATAAGTCCATTTAATACTAGCAATGCAGCAAGTTTAACGCTCGCTCAGTTGTCATCACCTGAAGGTCCATTGGTTGATTTAATGGCTTCAATCGACAACAACGTGAACCTAATTGATTCGCCAAACAAAATGGTGGAAACAGAAAAATTAACTGAGCAAGCAAATGCGTTACTAGCAAAGTCTAAAAATAGAAAGGTTAAAGGTGCAAAGATAGAAACCGCTGCGAGAAAGCGTGTCCCTGAACTGTCGAGCCGTTTTGCCGATCTTCGTCGCTATACCGCAAAAGGAGAAGAGAACGCACGCTCTGATTACTTAGAGCAATATCTCGGTGCTTTGAGTGCATTTCATTCAGACATCAAAACGATTGCGGCGAGTAACAATGACGACTATATGGCCATGTCTTTTACTCAAACGCTGTTAAACGGTGATAGCAAAAACCATGCGCTGCAAAGTGCCTGGGTGGTCGTAGAAAGCCAAGTCAGAGCGCTCGACCCAGATACTAAGCAAGCACTTGAAAAACTACTAAAAGCACCACTTTTAGCCAGTGTGCAGACAGTAATGAACGAAGCAAAAGTGCAGCTTAATGAGCGCTGGTCTAATCAAGTATTCTTAACATACAAAGAAAATATCCGTGGTAAATATCCGTTTAATATCGACGGGCCAGATGCAGCGGTTGAAGATATTAGCGAACTGCTGAACCAAGAGTCAGGTGTTTTTTGGCAATTTATGGCTGAGAACCTATCTCCTTACCTTCGTTTAAAGCGTGGTGAGTGGGTAGAGAAAACATGGAATGGTATTGGCATTGGCTTTAAGCCCGGGGTACTAGACAAGTTAACTAAGACGAGAAAGGTAACGCGTTCGCTATTTCCTCGAGACGGTTCTGAGGTGGGTATTAGCTTCCAAATGATGCCAGTGGCGCAAAAAGGATTAAAAGAAACTTATATCGGTTTTAGTGACCAAAATTACCGTTATAGGAATGAACCTGAAGAGTGGCGTCGTTTTAACTGGCCTGCAAGATCGGGAACTGAAAAAGCAGTGATATATGGTTTAGATAGTGAAGGCCGAAGAATCGAAATCGAAAAGTCAGGACCTTGGGCATTCCTAAAAGTATTGAATGAAGCGAATGTGCAGTGGGTCCGTGGTACAGAGTTTTTGGCAACGTGGCAATTACAACGAGAAGCGGAAGCAAGCGTTGAGCCAATCCAAGTTCAAGTTGCACTTAAGTCGAGCAGAAACAGTGGCATATTCAGTAAATATTTTATGACGTCATTTGCGCTGCCGGAGTCTTTGTTTGATACCAAGGTGAGTGTTGCCTCTAATGAAAACTTGGCGTTGAGGTAA
- the tagF gene encoding type VI secretion system-associated protein TagF produces MFGFFNNKKVAKVPTTQPFGFMGKNPIQADFIKFNVDSREAITLERWLQEGYADMSRQALIKDASSQKEQSTLFFIASGQDENCLLGTLQPSEDKSGRQYPFCSFVLSSNADYKQNPAFLFSECGSAFKSLSLSHELIRNCSSVEQMRHSAQELKQVSELVSQPIDFDKAMSSLRASPIQRVWDALELEDLDQRAQLISQVMSALKMIKTQGCLRCQFGLKLPMPQVGEDTQLLGAFWLHLITNMVADHHWQPWCFYNYGQLSQKASLVVYCRPMPASYFASVWLEHNSLSTTINLTGTLPQHPVTPHMYELAKASNMSVFDALRSWSKL; encoded by the coding sequence ATGTTCGGTTTTTTTAATAATAAGAAAGTCGCCAAGGTACCAACGACTCAGCCATTTGGATTTATGGGTAAGAACCCAATCCAAGCAGACTTCATTAAGTTTAACGTTGATTCAAGAGAAGCGATTACGCTTGAGCGCTGGCTTCAAGAAGGGTATGCAGACATGAGCCGACAGGCGTTGATAAAAGATGCATCTTCTCAAAAAGAGCAGTCAACGCTATTCTTTATCGCCTCAGGTCAAGACGAAAACTGTTTATTAGGCACATTACAGCCAAGCGAAGATAAAAGTGGAAGACAATATCCATTTTGTTCGTTCGTGTTATCGAGTAATGCGGACTACAAACAAAACCCTGCATTTTTATTTAGTGAATGTGGTAGTGCGTTTAAATCATTAAGCTTAAGCCATGAGCTGATCAGAAACTGCAGTAGTGTTGAGCAAATGCGTCATAGCGCGCAGGAGCTTAAGCAGGTAAGTGAGCTGGTTTCGCAACCGATTGATTTCGATAAGGCGATGTCTTCATTACGAGCTTCACCGATACAGCGTGTATGGGATGCACTTGAACTAGAAGATCTTGACCAGCGAGCACAATTAATAAGCCAAGTGATGTCTGCGCTCAAAATGATCAAAACACAAGGCTGTTTGCGTTGTCAGTTCGGGTTGAAGTTACCGATGCCACAAGTGGGTGAAGATACTCAGCTGTTAGGTGCATTTTGGCTACATCTAATTACCAATATGGTGGCCGATCATCACTGGCAGCCTTGGTGTTTTTACAACTATGGTCAATTGAGCCAGAAAGCTTCGCTGGTGGTGTATTGCAGACCTATGCCAGCCTCGTATTTTGCGTCTGTTTGGCTTGAGCACAATAGCTTGTCAACGACCATTAATCTAACAGGGACTTTGCCTCAACATCCGGTGACACCGCATATGTATGAATTGGCAAAAGCATCAAATATGAGTGTTTTCGATGCGTTAAGGAGTTGGAGTAAGTTATGA
- the icmH gene encoding type IVB secretion system protein IcmH/DotU, with the protein MEASKNKSELVACISPVLEVLTSIRQGGSDHQGVDGLRSKVMDAFDEYEKSCYDARISASDMQEAKFALTALVDEQIMTAQKPYSMEWMARPLQLELFGNMRGGEAFFEKLENIRRAAAQQRTLLEVYFVCLQLGFEGIYKIKGVEQLKALMLDVRAQLEELAGPAKLQLSDNAKPQESMVTKVGRNLPYWVILSVTLALLASMYVGSTYFIENRANQQVVQIDKHIEVLTQLEKTGKAR; encoded by the coding sequence ATGGAAGCGTCGAAAAATAAATCTGAACTAGTCGCCTGCATTTCACCGGTGCTTGAAGTGCTTACTTCAATTCGCCAGGGCGGGTCTGATCATCAAGGAGTTGACGGTCTACGCAGTAAAGTCATGGATGCTTTTGATGAATATGAAAAGAGCTGTTATGACGCACGGATCAGTGCGTCAGACATGCAAGAAGCCAAATTTGCACTAACTGCTTTGGTTGATGAGCAAATCATGACGGCACAGAAGCCGTATAGTATGGAATGGATGGCGCGACCTTTACAATTAGAATTATTTGGCAATATGCGTGGGGGAGAAGCTTTTTTTGAAAAGCTTGAAAATATCCGCCGTGCAGCGGCGCAGCAACGTACATTACTAGAAGTCTATTTTGTTTGTTTACAACTGGGTTTCGAAGGGATCTATAAGATAAAAGGGGTCGAGCAACTCAAAGCGTTGATGTTGGATGTTAGAGCGCAATTAGAAGAGCTTGCTGGACCTGCAAAATTACAGCTTTCTGATAATGCAAAACCACAAGAAAGTATGGTTACTAAGGTGGGAAGAAATCTACCGTACTGGGTTATTTTGTCAGTAACGCTCGCCTTACTTGCCAGTATGTATGTTGGTTCAACGTATTTCATTGAGAATCGCGCGAACCAGCAAGTCGTGCAAATTGATAAGCATATTGAAGTACTAACGCAGTTAGAGAAAACAGGGAAAGCGAGGTAA